Proteins co-encoded in one Flavobacterium fluviale genomic window:
- a CDS encoding PorP/SprF family type IX secretion system membrane protein gives MKKILLFITLFYGFSNVLYAQDASEDGVVSFSLPIRNSLKFNRYLLNPTFSFVRETNPYVSFYNKRQWTQFDDAPNTYLFNYSGRFRENEAFAFGLFQQNYGLMTVFGAVGNFAHNIVLEEDSNLTFGINVGAYQSGLNTGKIISDDSDILNGEFPKSTLLTVNPGINYGTAFLDFGLSINNLVLYNFGSGMVQDDPERAIELHAMYTGYIDSYGFFDRSKFSGIVKTEIKKDKTVISGLGMLALQQGIWAQAGYNTLYGVSAGLGVNISPSIAIEYNYERGMGNFSNLGGSHEFVIAYKFKNRNYYYGDDEEGSLIDPAKPKPVPAKPKSQATQVNRTDIAEKNRLAAEAKAKADAEAKQARLAAAEKVKADAEAAAKAKLEADNKAKADAEAIKIKLAADAKAKADAAAAARAQTATANRAVAATQKTAAQLAADKARADAEERRIKLAADNKARVDAAAAARAQAAANKPGATAAQKTQAQLAADKAKADAEAMKLKLAADAKAKADAEAAAKAKAATATAQKTAAELAADKAKADAEAMKLKLAADAKAKADAEAAAKAKAAEAKPVAAPQKTAAQLAADKAKADAEAAAKARLAAAEKVRADAEAARQARLAAAEKAKADAEAARLKLIADNQAKADAAEAKRKADAKAKAEAADMQSILAADAKAKADSDALQARLAAEAKAKAAAEAKTKTSIDAANKAKLAADAKAKAAEEAALKEKLAAEAKAKADAEARQALIAAEAKAKADAEALKIKQAEEARQAQLAAEAKAKADAEALQAKLVADAKAKADAEAAAKAKLEAENKAKADAEAQQARLAAEAKAKADAEAEQARLAADAKAKADMEALQAKLIADARVKADAEATAKAKAEAEAKKLQEAEEARQAKLAADAKAKADAEALQAKLAADAKAKADAEALKAKQAAEEKTRIEEEARQAKLAADAKAKADAEALQAKLAADAKAKADAEALKAQQAAEAKAKVEEEARQAKLAADAKAKADAEAEQARLAADAKAKADMAALQAQLLADAKVKADAEATAKAKAEAEAKKLQEAEDARLAKLAADTKAKADAEAEKARLAADAKAKADADALKAKQAAEEKTRLEEEARQAKLAADAKAKADAEALQAKLAADAKAKADMEALQAKLLADAKAKADAEATEKLKAEEETRRLREEEERQAQLAAEAKAKADAAALATAKDDTGKAIESLTQSVESSSKIQNDLLDQFKATVANKQKDLNDLKEENDLSEKGIYREPKPFKSVAAENSQIEALKLQIADANKSMKNEIDRLSALYNDRLKKFPKNDPLNKEYLDKINELKAAQLKMEREGAALLADLERIKTETEIERKRRIKRAAYENDQGRYAQDVAALKRIKETTKVSNTPLTANDFDFGEEQSNMQIIKNIKNSDSGYYLIIAVHNSVQKRDEFLTKAVAAGRTDVNFFYNVATSKYYIYYEKFEGLQDATKALEAKGSKPYNGKMAIVKVEN, from the coding sequence ATGAAGAAAATTTTACTATTCATCACTTTATTTTACGGTTTCTCAAATGTACTCTATGCTCAGGATGCTTCTGAGGATGGAGTTGTTTCGTTTTCATTACCTATCAGAAATTCTTTAAAGTTTAATAGATATTTACTTAACCCTACATTCAGTTTTGTTAGAGAGACAAATCCGTATGTGAGTTTTTACAATAAAAGACAATGGACGCAGTTTGATGATGCGCCAAACACTTATTTGTTTAATTATTCGGGTCGTTTTAGAGAGAACGAAGCATTTGCTTTTGGTCTTTTTCAACAGAATTACGGATTAATGACAGTCTTCGGAGCAGTAGGAAACTTTGCTCACAATATTGTTTTAGAAGAAGACAGCAACCTTACTTTTGGTATTAATGTTGGTGCCTACCAAAGTGGTTTAAATACTGGAAAAATTATCTCAGACGATTCAGATATTCTAAACGGAGAGTTCCCAAAAAGTACACTTCTTACCGTTAATCCAGGGATTAATTATGGTACTGCTTTTCTAGATTTCGGATTGTCGATTAACAATTTAGTACTTTACAATTTCGGATCTGGAATGGTGCAAGATGATCCAGAAAGAGCAATTGAACTTCATGCTATGTACACGGGATACATTGACAGCTATGGTTTTTTTGACAGAAGTAAATTCTCTGGTATTGTAAAAACAGAAATTAAAAAAGACAAAACAGTTATTTCTGGGCTTGGTATGCTGGCACTTCAACAAGGAATCTGGGCACAAGCAGGATATAACACTTTATACGGAGTTTCAGCGGGACTTGGAGTTAATATTTCTCCGAGTATTGCTATTGAATACAATTACGAAAGAGGAATGGGCAATTTCTCAAACTTAGGCGGATCTCATGAATTCGTTATTGCCTACAAATTCAAAAACAGAAATTACTACTACGGAGATGATGAGGAAGGATCATTAATTGATCCAGCTAAACCAAAACCTGTTCCGGCTAAACCTAAGTCGCAAGCAACACAAGTTAACAGAACTGACATTGCCGAAAAGAACAGGCTAGCTGCTGAAGCAAAAGCAAAAGCCGATGCCGAAGCAAAACAAGCAAGACTTGCTGCTGCAGAAAAAGTTAAGGCTGACGCCGAAGCTGCTGCAAAAGCAAAATTAGAAGCTGACAATAAAGCCAAAGCAGATGCTGAAGCTATTAAAATAAAATTAGCTGCTGATGCAAAAGCTAAAGCAGATGCTGCGGCAGCCGCAAGAGCACAGACAGCAACAGCAAACAGAGCAGTTGCTGCAACTCAAAAAACAGCTGCGCAATTGGCCGCAGATAAGGCTAGAGCAGATGCAGAGGAGCGCAGAATTAAATTGGCTGCAGATAATAAAGCACGTGTAGATGCTGCTGCTGCTGCAAGAGCACAAGCTGCTGCAAATAAACCAGGCGCAACTGCTGCACAAAAAACACAAGCACAACTTGCAGCTGATAAAGCTAAGGCCGATGCCGAAGCAATGAAATTAAAATTAGCTGCAGATGCAAAAGCAAAAGCAGATGCTGAAGCCGCTGCAAAAGCTAAAGCTGCAACTGCAACAGCACAAAAAACGGCTGCTGAACTAGCTGCTGATAAAGCTAAAGCCGATGCCGAGGCAATGAAATTAAAATTAGCTGCAGATGCAAAAGCAAAAGCCGATGCCGAAGCTGCTGCAAAAGCAAAAGCTGCGGAAGCAAAACCAGTTGCTGCTCCACAAAAAACGGCAGCGCAATTAGCTGCTGATAAAGCAAAAGCAGATGCAGAAGCTGCTGCTAAAGCAAGATTAGCGGCTGCTGAAAAAGTAAGAGCAGATGCAGAAGCCGCAAGACAAGCAAGACTAGCCGCTGCAGAAAAAGCTAAGGCAGATGCAGAAGCTGCAAGATTAAAATTAATAGCAGATAATCAAGCCAAAGCAGATGCTGCTGAAGCAAAACGTAAAGCCGATGCAAAAGCAAAAGCAGAAGCTGCAGATATGCAGTCAATCTTAGCTGCAGATGCAAAAGCAAAAGCGGATTCAGATGCATTACAAGCTAGATTAGCAGCCGAAGCTAAAGCAAAAGCGGCTGCAGAAGCAAAAACAAAAACGTCTATAGACGCCGCAAATAAAGCTAAACTAGCAGCAGATGCAAAAGCGAAAGCTGCTGAAGAAGCTGCACTTAAAGAAAAATTAGCTGCTGAAGCAAAAGCAAAAGCAGATGCAGAAGCAAGACAAGCTCTTATTGCTGCTGAAGCAAAAGCCAAAGCAGATGCAGAAGCACTAAAAATAAAACAAGCCGAAGAAGCTCGCCAAGCGCAGTTAGCAGCCGAAGCGAAAGCTAAAGCAGATGCAGAAGCACTTCAGGCAAAACTTGTTGCAGATGCAAAAGCGAAAGCTGATGCAGAAGCAGCGGCAAAAGCGAAATTAGAAGCTGAAAATAAAGCGAAAGCCGATGCAGAGGCGCAGCAAGCAAGACTAGCTGCTGAAGCAAAAGCCAAAGCTGATGCTGAGGCTGAACAAGCAAGATTGGCCGCAGATGCAAAAGCAAAAGCTGATATGGAAGCTTTACAAGCTAAACTTATTGCAGACGCTAGAGTTAAAGCAGATGCTGAGGCTACAGCAAAAGCGAAAGCGGAAGCAGAGGCTAAAAAATTACAAGAAGCTGAAGAAGCTCGTCAAGCTAAACTTGCAGCAGACGCAAAAGCAAAAGCCGATGCAGAAGCACTTCAAGCTAAATTGGCTGCAGATGCAAAAGCAAAAGCAGATGCGGAAGCACTAAAAGCTAAACAAGCAGCTGAGGAAAAAACAAGAATAGAAGAAGAAGCTCGTCAAGCTAAACTGGCTGCAGATGCAAAAGCGAAAGCCGATGCAGAGGCGCTTCAAGCTAAACTTGCAGCCGATGCAAAAGCAAAAGCGGATGCTGAGGCATTGAAAGCACAGCAGGCTGCAGAAGCGAAAGCAAAAGTTGAAGAGGAAGCCCGCCAGGCTAAATTAGCGGCAGATGCAAAAGCAAAAGCAGACGCTGAAGCGGAACAAGCAAGATTGGCTGCAGATGCAAAAGCAAAAGCAGATATGGCAGCTTTACAAGCTCAATTATTAGCAGATGCAAAAGTTAAGGCAGATGCCGAAGCTACGGCAAAAGCGAAAGCAGAAGCAGAAGCTAAAAAATTACAAGAAGCAGAAGATGCTCGTTTAGCTAAACTAGCAGCAGATACAAAAGCGAAAGCTGACGCCGAAGCAGAAAAAGCAAGATTAGCTGCAGATGCAAAAGCTAAGGCTGATGCCGATGCATTAAAGGCTAAGCAAGCAGCTGAAGAAAAAACAAGATTAGAAGAAGAAGCACGTCAGGCTAAATTGGCTGCAGACGCAAAAGCAAAAGCAGATGCTGAAGCACTTCAAGCTAAACTTGCTGCAGACGCGAAAGCAAAAGCTGATATGGAAGCTTTACAAGCTAAACTTCTTGCAGATGCAAAAGCGAAAGCCGATGCTGAAGCAACAGAGAAATTAAAAGCTGAAGAGGAAACTAGAAGACTTAGAGAAGAAGAAGAGCGTCAAGCACAATTAGCTGCAGAAGCTAAGGCAAAAGCCGATGCTGCTGCACTTGCTACGGCTAAAGATGATACTGGAAAAGCAATTGAAAGCTTGACTCAATCGGTTGAAAGTTCTAGTAAAATTCAAAACGATTTGTTAGATCAGTTTAAAGCAACTGTTGCAAACAAGCAAAAAGACTTGAACGATTTAAAAGAAGAAAATGACTTAAGTGAAAAAGGAATCTATAGAGAGCCAAAGCCATTTAAAAGTGTAGCGGCAGAAAATAGTCAAATCGAAGCTTTAAAACTTCAGATTGCTGATGCCAATAAAAGCATGAAAAATGAGATCGACAGATTATCGGCCTTGTATAATGATAGACTTAAAAAGTTCCCTAAAAATGATCCATTGAATAAAGAGTATCTGGATAAGATAAACGAATTAAAAGCGGCTCAATTAAAAATGGAAAGAGAAGGAGCTGCTTTACTAGCGGACTTGGAGCGTATTAAAACAGAAACAGAAATTGAGCGTAAACGTAGAATTAAACGTGCCGCTTATGAGAATGATCAAGGAAGATATGCGCAGGACGTTGCCGCTCTAAAACGTATTAAAGAGACAACAAAAGTAAGTAATACACCATTGACAGCAAACGATTTTGATTTTGGAGAAGAGCAGTCAAATATGCAGATTATTAAGAATATTAAGAATTCTGACAGCGGTTATTATTTGATTATAGCAGTTCATAACAGTGTACAGAAGCGTGATGAGTTCTTGACTAAAGCAGTTGCTGCCGGTCGTACAGATGTGAATTTCTTCTACAATGTAGCAACAAGTAAATACTATATCTATTACGAGAAGTTTGAAGGTTTACAAGATGCAACTAAAGCATTAGAAGCAAAGGGTAGTAAACCATACAACGGAAAAATGGCTATTGTAAAAGTCGAGAATTAA
- the sprC gene encoding gliding motility protein SprC, translating to MIQKITLSFFKLLFLFSFLFFAKSNTYAQTIVPQTFDGLEKLCAGNSFNEFNATFSYIDFPAGTTFVVELSDSAGNFTTPIATTLLQTIDISPTQKTIRYAVPTNLAGSDIYSLRVKSSTGVTSPRFRNSLGNTSFPAYFKTYESSFFINNKSDAAMICSGGSLTLSINSEAPSPAAISNIKYKWYKDDVVIPGQSSKDLVVNSTGKYYAEIDYGQCSDVNFSSNRVNVTSSSGGSGVTISSSLGNPFCASGTGTVLTATSGNSYVWKKDGTVITGATTRTYSTNESGVYTVDVDFGGCKSSGSINLQSNGFDASIDAEDGYKLSEGETITVTVTTDATAASYEWYLNNNLISGETGNSYVISVKGNYKVKISQASGCTANKEFSFRINGDSGPSSVIPNIIKLSGINPYWNIPDEYKNASTKVIIISSNGDKVLDVVNYQGDWPQNNVDFKNVNPVYYYVIQSDTGEKKGSITVIK from the coding sequence ATGATTCAAAAAATTACTTTATCTTTTTTTAAACTTTTATTTTTATTTAGCTTTTTATTCTTTGCTAAATCGAATACCTATGCCCAAACTATAGTACCTCAAACATTTGATGGTCTTGAAAAGCTTTGTGCTGGAAATTCGTTCAATGAATTTAATGCGACTTTTAGTTATATAGATTTTCCCGCAGGTACTACTTTTGTAGTTGAACTTTCAGATTCTGCGGGAAATTTTACCACTCCAATTGCTACAACTCTGCTTCAAACAATTGATATTTCTCCAACTCAAAAAACGATAAGATATGCAGTTCCAACAAATTTGGCGGGTTCTGATATTTATAGTTTGAGAGTTAAAAGCTCAACTGGTGTAACCAGTCCAAGATTTAGAAATTCTTTAGGGAATACCTCATTTCCTGCATACTTTAAAACTTACGAGTCTTCTTTCTTTATAAATAATAAAAGTGATGCTGCCATGATATGTTCTGGTGGAAGTTTAACACTTTCTATTAATTCAGAAGCTCCGTCGCCTGCAGCTATTTCTAATATCAAATACAAATGGTATAAAGATGATGTTGTAATCCCAGGACAAAGTTCTAAAGATTTGGTAGTAAATTCAACAGGAAAATATTATGCAGAGATTGATTACGGTCAATGCTCTGACGTGAATTTTAGTTCCAATCGTGTAAATGTTACTTCTTCTAGCGGGGGATCTGGCGTAACTATTAGTTCTAGCTTAGGAAATCCATTCTGTGCCAGCGGCACGGGAACTGTATTGACAGCGACTTCAGGAAACAGCTACGTTTGGAAAAAAGACGGCACTGTTATAACTGGTGCGACAACCCGTACTTATTCTACAAATGAATCTGGTGTTTATACTGTAGACGTTGATTTTGGCGGTTGTAAATCATCAGGATCTATCAATTTACAAAGTAATGGTTTCGATGCCTCTATTGATGCTGAAGACGGCTATAAATTGAGTGAAGGCGAAACTATAACAGTGACTGTTACAACAGATGCAACTGCAGCTTCGTACGAATGGTATTTAAATAATAACTTAATTTCTGGAGAAACAGGAAATTCGTATGTGATATCCGTAAAAGGTAATTATAAAGTAAAAATTTCTCAAGCATCAGGCTGTACCGCCAATAAAGAATTTTCATTTAGAATTAATGGAGATTCAGGACCTTCAAGCGTTATTCCAAATATTATAAAATTGAGCGGGATTAATCCATATTGGAATATTCCAGATGAATACAAGAATGCATCAACAAAAGTAATTATCATTAGTTCTAATGGTGATAAAGTTCTTGATGTAGTAAATTATCAAGGCGATTGGCCTCAAAACAATGTAGATTTTAAGAATGTAAATCCCGTTTATTACTATGTCATTCAATCCGACACAGGTGAAAAAAAAGGATCAATAACTGTTATAAAATAA
- a CDS encoding DNA polymerase III subunit, which produces MQFSQILGQDYIKSHLTKSAASGRIPHAQLFVGPEGSGTLITAIAYAQYILCNNTGDENSNGNDSCNLKFDNISHPDLHFIYPTVTTEDVKTKPKSLDFIQDWRSFIQEMPYGGLFDWYKILGVQNKQGEIRVEDAQEVLKSLALKSYEGGYKIMIIWMADKMNIAASNKLLKLLEEPSDKTMFILISENEEDIIQTIRSRCQVIHFNGLPEKVIAEALVKQENIDPNLAKKIAHQAQGNFSKALHLLKEDDDELPFEQWFVNWVRAAFRAKGNAAAIQDLITWSEQIAALGRESQKKFIQYCIEMFRQALMLNYQAPSLVYIEPKVDKFKLENFAPFVNGNNIHEIFKELSDAMYHIERNGNAKIILTDLSIKLTRLIHKK; this is translated from the coding sequence ATGCAATTTTCTCAAATTTTAGGTCAAGATTACATCAAAAGCCACTTGACAAAAAGTGCTGCTTCTGGTCGAATTCCGCACGCACAATTATTTGTAGGTCCTGAAGGAAGCGGTACATTAATCACTGCGATCGCTTATGCCCAGTACATTTTATGTAATAATACCGGCGACGAAAATTCAAACGGAAACGATTCTTGTAATCTAAAGTTTGACAATATTTCTCATCCCGATCTGCATTTTATTTATCCAACAGTTACCACCGAAGACGTAAAAACAAAACCCAAAAGTTTAGATTTTATTCAGGACTGGAGAAGTTTTATTCAGGAAATGCCCTACGGAGGTTTGTTCGACTGGTACAAAATTTTGGGTGTTCAAAACAAACAGGGCGAAATTCGTGTAGAAGATGCTCAAGAAGTGTTAAAATCGCTTGCGCTGAAATCTTACGAAGGCGGTTATAAAATCATGATTATCTGGATGGCAGATAAAATGAACATTGCTGCTTCAAATAAACTTTTAAAACTTCTCGAAGAACCATCAGACAAAACCATGTTTATTCTGATTTCTGAAAATGAAGAAGATATCATTCAAACCATACGTTCTCGCTGTCAAGTAATTCACTTTAACGGACTTCCAGAAAAAGTGATAGCTGAAGCCTTGGTGAAACAGGAAAATATAGATCCTAACTTAGCCAAAAAAATTGCACATCAGGCACAGGGAAATTTTAGCAAAGCTTTGCATTTGTTAAAAGAAGATGATGATGAACTTCCATTCGAACAATGGTTTGTAAATTGGGTGCGTGCCGCATTTAGGGCAAAAGGAAATGCCGCAGCAATTCAGGACTTAATTACCTGGAGCGAACAGATTGCAGCGCTCGGACGCGAAAGCCAGAAAAAATTTATCCAGTATTGTATCGAAATGTTCAGGCAGGCTCTAATGTTAAATTATCAGGCTCCGAGTTTAGTATACATAGAACCAAAAGTAGATAAATTTAAACTTGAAAATTTTGCACCGTTTGTAAACGGAAATAATATTCACGAAATATTTAAAGAACTTTCAGACGCGATGTATCACATTGAAAGAAACGGAAATGCAAAAATAATTTTAACCGATTTATCTATCAAACTGACTCGATTAATTCATAAAAAATAA
- a CDS encoding DoxX family protein — translation MNNVASILILAFLALTFLQSGYEKIFYWKDNVAWLKEHFAKTPLKNQVPLALLHLLILELISGILCVVGGIQLVTNNGREFGFYGAVFSCICLLMMLFGQRLAKDYDGARTIVIYFIPAVIAVYWLN, via the coding sequence ATGAATAATGTTGCCTCAATCTTAATTTTAGCTTTTTTAGCTTTAACATTTTTACAGTCAGGTTACGAAAAAATTTTTTATTGGAAAGACAATGTCGCTTGGCTGAAAGAACATTTTGCTAAAACACCCCTAAAAAATCAAGTCCCGCTTGCTCTCTTACACTTACTTATTTTAGAATTAATTTCAGGAATTTTATGTGTTGTCGGAGGAATTCAACTAGTTACAAATAACGGAAGAGAATTTGGTTTTTATGGTGCCGTTTTTTCATGCATCTGTTTGTTAATGATGCTTTTCGGACAAAGACTTGCAAAAGATTATGATGGTGCCAGAACTATTGTAATTTATTTTATACCAGCTGTGATAGCAGTTTATTGGTTGAATTAA
- a CDS encoding acyl-CoA thioesterase: MNPKHPSESLTILTDLVLPSETNPLNNLFGGELLARMDRAASIAARRHSRRIVVTASVNHVAFNRAIPLGAVVTIEAKVSRSFKSSMEVFIDVWVEDRESGSRTKANEAIYTFVAVDDSGRPVEVPPIVPETDLEIQRFDAALRRKQLSLLLAGKIKPSDATELKALFL, from the coding sequence ATGAATCCAAAACATCCATCAGAATCATTAACTATTTTAACTGATTTAGTTTTACCGAGCGAAACAAATCCTTTAAACAATCTTTTTGGAGGCGAATTATTAGCCCGAATGGACCGTGCAGCAAGTATTGCCGCACGCAGACATTCACGCCGAATTGTAGTTACCGCTTCTGTAAACCACGTAGCATTTAACAGAGCCATTCCCCTTGGAGCTGTAGTGACAATTGAAGCAAAGGTTTCTAGATCTTTTAAAAGCTCAATGGAAGTTTTTATTGATGTTTGGGTAGAAGACCGTGAATCTGGAAGCAGAACAAAAGCCAACGAAGCAATTTATACTTTTGTTGCAGTAGATGATAGCGGGAGACCTGTCGAAGTTCCGCCAATCGTACCAGAAACTGATCTGGAAATTCAACGTTTTGATGCTGCACTTCGTCGTAAGCAGTTGAGTTTACTGCTTGCAGGAAAAATAAAACCATCTGATGCAACAGAATTAAAGGCTTTATTTTTATAG
- the recA gene encoding recombinase RecA, with the protein MSSDKEAKLKALQLTLDKLDKTYGKGTVMKMGDKAIVEVETISSGSLGVDLALGVNGYPKGRIIEIYGPESSGKTTLTLHAIAEAQKAGGIAAFIDAEHAFDRNYAEKLNVDIENLIISQPDNGEQALEIAENLIRSGAIDIVVIDSVAALTPKSEIEGEMGDSKMGLHARLMSQALRKLTGTISKTNCTVFFINQLREKIGVMFGNPETTTGGNALKFYASVRLDIRRSAQIKDGENVIGNRTKVKIVKNKVAPPFRTAEFDIMYGEGVSKTGEILDLAVEFDIVKKAGSWFSYGDTKLGQGRDAVKTLIKDNPELADELEVKIKEHIKELANA; encoded by the coding sequence ATGAGTTCAGACAAAGAAGCCAAATTAAAAGCGCTGCAATTAACGCTTGACAAACTTGACAAAACATACGGAAAAGGAACCGTAATGAAAATGGGCGACAAAGCCATTGTGGAGGTAGAAACGATTTCTTCAGGTTCACTTGGTGTTGATTTAGCTCTTGGAGTAAATGGTTATCCTAAAGGAAGAATTATTGAAATATATGGTCCAGAATCTTCTGGAAAAACTACTTTGACGCTTCACGCAATTGCAGAAGCTCAAAAAGCTGGAGGTATTGCTGCCTTTATCGATGCGGAGCACGCTTTTGATAGAAACTATGCTGAAAAACTTAATGTTGATATCGAGAATTTAATTATTTCACAGCCAGATAATGGGGAACAAGCATTAGAAATTGCTGAAAACTTAATTCGTTCAGGAGCAATTGATATTGTTGTAATTGACTCGGTTGCTGCGTTAACTCCAAAAAGTGAAATTGAAGGTGAAATGGGAGATTCTAAAATGGGTCTACACGCACGTTTAATGTCTCAAGCTTTGAGAAAACTTACTGGAACTATCAGTAAAACAAATTGTACTGTTTTCTTTATCAATCAGCTTCGTGAAAAAATTGGCGTAATGTTCGGAAATCCAGAAACTACAACTGGGGGTAATGCACTTAAATTTTACGCTTCTGTGCGTCTAGACATTCGTCGTTCTGCACAAATCAAAGACGGCGAAAACGTAATTGGTAACAGAACAAAAGTAAAAATCGTTAAAAACAAAGTAGCACCGCCTTTTAGAACTGCAGAATTTGACATTATGTATGGTGAAGGAGTTTCTAAAACAGGTGAAATTTTAGATTTAGCTGTAGAATTTGATATCGTTAAAAAAGCAGGATCTTGGTTCAGCTATGGAGATACAAAATTAGGACAAGGTCGTGATGCTGTTAAAACTTTAATTAAAGATAATCCAGAACTTGCTGACGAACTTGAAGTTAAAATTAAAGAACATATAAAAGAACTGGCAAACGCCTAA
- a CDS encoding lysophospholipid acyltransferase family protein, whose protein sequence is MKIFKIAFWVLWRIWFYILMAIPILLMLPFLLISIISEKGYPYFFKMARIWAKFILFGMGFYYTVKREQKLIKGKSYMIVANHTSMTDIMLMLAIIKNPFVFVGKKELVKIPLFGFFYKRTCILVDRSSSRSKNEVFKRAQSRLNQGLSICIFPEGGVPDDESILLDEFKDGAFRLAIDHQIPIVPIVFADNKERFSYTFLSGSPGRMRVKVLPFIETKNRTIDNRKELKDQVRNIIYDGLIDFEKSK, encoded by the coding sequence ATGAAAATATTTAAAATTGCTTTTTGGGTTTTATGGCGTATTTGGTTTTACATTTTAATGGCCATTCCGATTTTGCTTATGCTGCCTTTTTTACTGATTTCTATTATCTCTGAGAAAGGTTATCCCTATTTTTTTAAAATGGCTCGTATCTGGGCTAAATTTATTCTTTTCGGAATGGGTTTTTATTACACCGTAAAACGCGAACAGAAGCTCATTAAAGGCAAAAGTTATATGATTGTGGCCAACCACACCTCAATGACAGATATTATGCTTATGCTGGCCATAATTAAAAATCCGTTTGTTTTTGTGGGTAAAAAGGAACTTGTAAAGATTCCGCTTTTTGGATTTTTCTATAAAAGAACTTGTATTTTGGTTGACAGAAGTTCTTCAAGAAGTAAAAATGAAGTTTTTAAAAGAGCTCAAAGCCGTTTAAATCAAGGTTTGAGTATTTGTATTTTCCCCGAAGGCGGAGTGCCAGACGATGAAAGTATTTTGTTGGACGAGTTTAAAGACGGTGCCTTCAGACTTGCAATCGATCATCAAATTCCGATTGTGCCAATAGTTTTTGCAGATAACAAAGAACGTTTTTCGTACACTTTTCTAAGCGGAAGTCCTGGCCGAATGCGTGTTAAAGTTCTCCCTTTCATAGAAACAAAAAATAGGACTATTGATAATAGAAAAGAACTAAAAGATCAAGTTAGAAATATTATTTATGATGGATTAATTGATTTTGAGAAGTCCAAATAA
- a CDS encoding GxxExxY protein, producing the protein MTENEMSNIVIGLAIEIHKKLEPVLLENVYKECLFYKIKQRGLLVEKEKSLPLVFEEVKLDCGYRVDLLVENKFLIEIKSVESLTVNHLAQTLTYLKLGNFKLGLLINFSESLLKNGIRRVVNNL; encoded by the coding sequence ATGACAGAAAACGAAATGTCAAATATTGTAATTGGGTTAGCAATTGAAATTCATAAAAAATTGGAACCAGTTTTATTAGAGAATGTGTATAAAGAATGTTTATTTTATAAAATTAAACAACGCGGACTTCTTGTTGAGAAAGAGAAATCTCTGCCATTAGTTTTTGAAGAAGTTAAACTTGATTGTGGGTACCGCGTTGATTTGCTTGTTGAAAACAAATTTCTAATCGAGATAAAAAGCGTAGAATCACTTACTGTTAACCATTTGGCACAAACATTAACCTATTTGAAGTTAGGAAATTTTAAACTCGGGCTTCTTATAAATTTCAGTGAAAGTCTTTTAAAAAATGGTATTAGAAGAGTTGTAAATAATTTATAA